The Candidatus Methylomirabilota bacterium genome contains the following window.
CCGTCCCGCCCGTCAGGGGACCGATGAAGGCGAGCTTGACGGCCGGTTTCTGGGCCCAGCCGCGGAAGGGACGCAGCCCGAGCCCGAGGGCCGCTCCTCCCGCGAGAAGCTGACGACGGCTGACGTGGTAAAGAGTCGCTCTCATGTCGCTCCCTCCTCAACCCCGACCGTGGACGTGGGTGCCCGGCGGCAGGGTCCACACATTAGCCGAGGACGCCGCGCCGGGGCGGAAAAAAGTCACCGGGGGCGGTCCGCCCCCCCGGATGTGGGCGGGGGGACGAAGAGGTAGCGGGCGATCAGCTGGAGCGTCCTCGCCTCTTCGAACACCCGCACGCCGTCGGCGTGCGCGATGCGCGCGAGGACCTCGAGGAACGCGCGCCGCTCGTCGCTCGTCGTGCCGTCCACGATCGTCCGGGCCAGGTATGTCAGCTCGAGCAGCTCGTCGGGAATCTGGAGGAGCTGGTGGACCAGCGGGCTGGCCACGTCCGGCGCGACCCCTGCCTCGCGGGCCACGAACGTCCGGAAGGCTTCCAGCTCGTGGTCGTGCACCGTGTCGTCGGAATGGAGCACGAGCAGCACCATCCCGATCCTTGCCGCGTGAACCTCGTCGATCGCGGTGCCGCCCGCACGCCGCGCCAGGGGCAGCACGGGATTGCGCCCGTATTCCTCAGCCTCGCGCTCCAGCCGGGCCATCGCGGGGGCCAGCGGCAGAGACCGTCGCCATGCGAGACGGAGGGTCTTCGTCACATAGGCGATCGGCGAGGTCCCCACGGCGTCGACCCTCGAATCGATGAGGTTCAGGACCTCTCGCTCCGCGCCGCTCAGGACCTCGTCGGCCTGCGCCATCTGCCGGACCGCCTCCAGGAGCTGCTGCCGGTCCGCCCTGGTGCGGATCTCCCCGAGCACGGTGTCCACCATCTGGCCGAGCTCCTCCCGGGAGAGGCGAGCGGCCTGATAGTACGCGAGCTCGGCCCACTCCTGCTCGGTGAGCGTGTGCTCGAACACGAAGTCCTTGAGGAGGTTCTGCTCCTCGAGCGTGACGTTGTCGTCGGTGGCGGCAATCGCCATGAGGAGCTTGAAGAACAGGAGCTGGAGCCGCCGGCCAGGCTCCTGCTGGATCGGCGCCGCCACGCTCTCGAAGCGTCTGACCACGGCGCGCCGGCTCGGCGTCTGCACGAGCGACCGGAGACGCTCGAACATCGCCTCAGGCGGGACGCCCGGGCAGGGGGTGCCGGAGCGAGATCACGACCGGCGGGGCGGGACGCATCGTTCCGTCGAGAGTGTACTCGCGGGCCCCCACCGGCCTCAACCCCGTGAGGGTCCGCCAGCCGTAATCGGCTCCGAGGCGAGACGCCCGAGGAAGCGCTATGGGCGAGGGCCGGCGCCCGCCGGGGCGTAGACGAAGCCGCCCGCCCGCATGAGGCGCTCGCGGGAGGCCAGCAGATCGTCCTTCAACCGGGCCAGCCGCGCCGCCGGGAAGGTGAGCTGGCCGCCGCGCTTGACGATGCGGCCGGCGATCAGAACGGTGTCCACGTTGCCGCTCTCCGCGCTCATCACCACCGCGTGCACGGGGTCGCCCAGGGGAACCGACGGGAAGATGTTGAGGTCGGTGGTTT
Protein-coding sequences here:
- a CDS encoding TerB family tellurite resistance protein, which gives rise to MFERLRSLVQTPSRRAVVRRFESVAAPIQQEPGRRLQLLFFKLLMAIAATDDNVTLEEQNLLKDFVFEHTLTEQEWAELAYYQAARLSREELGQMVDTVLGEIRTRADRQQLLEAVRQMAQADEVLSGAEREVLNLIDSRVDAVGTSPIAYVTKTLRLAWRRSLPLAPAMARLEREAEEYGRNPVLPLARRAGGTAIDEVHAARIGMVLLVLHSDDTVHDHELEAFRTFVAREAGVAPDVASPLVHQLLQIPDELLELTYLARTIVDGTTSDERRAFLEVLARIAHADGVRVFEEARTLQLIARYLFVPPPTSGGADRPR